One Geothermobacter hydrogeniphilus genomic window, CTCCGCGATTGACGCCGCTGCCGGGTGAAAACATCAACCGCCGTGTCGACCTCGAAAGTGACTGGAATCGCGACGGACATTTCGCCGACCAACTGCAGATCGACCGGCTGCAGTTCTCCTGGCAGGATGATGACAACAGGTTCAGCCTCGGACGGCAGGCCCTCGGGTTCGGCCGCATCCTGATCTTTTCGCCCCTCGATATTATCGCCCCCTTTGCCCCCGACGTCATCGATGCCGAGGTGCGCCCCGGAGTTGATGCGCTGCAGGCAGCCCACTATTTCGGACTCGGTGGCGAACTGGCGGGAACGGTCGTTTTCGGTCAGACTGCGCGGCTGAACAGCTACCTGGCAACCGCCACCAGCAACATCTCCGGCGTCGATCTGCTCGGCATCGGCGGGTCGCTGCGAGGCCGGGCGATGCTCGGCATCGGTGCGGCAGGCAGTCTCGGTGGATTGGGGATCAAGGCGGAAGTCGCCTTCTACCGGGGAAGGGATGTCGGTCAACCCGGCGGCGATCCGGATGACCAATTTTCAATCGGGGCCCTGGAACTCTGGTACCGTTTTGCCAACGACCTGGTCCTGGTCGCCGAATATCTCTACAACGGCCCCGGAACCGGCGACCCGCGTGACTACCCGGGGCGCATGCTGACGGCACCGGTTGAGGAAAACCTGACCTACCTTCTCGGCCGCCACTACCTGCTGCTCGCCCCCTCTTATGAGCTGCATCCGCTTCTCAACCTGCAGGGACTGCTGATCTGGAACCTGGGCGATGATTCTTTCCTGCTGCGGCCGCTGATCGACATTTCCCTGGCCGACAACCTCAGTCTGCAGCTTTTCTGGTCTTTTTTCGTCGGCGACAAACCGCGACGACAGCCCATTTCACCCCTGCCGGAAATCCGCAGTGAATTCGGCTCGGCCGGAGGCGCCGGCGGACTCTTCCTGGCGTACCATTTCTGACCTCCACATGACGCAATTTGTCACTGACAAGGGGCAGCGGCTGGCTAAAACCGGTCCAATCAATCCAGGATCTTGAAGGCGACAACCTCCTTTTCCAGTGCTGTAATCTCCGCTGAAAGTTCTCCCAGAATGCTGTCCAGGGCATTGGCCGAACCAAGATTCTTCCGGGTCGACTCCTGGATGTCGGCAATCGCTTCGACGATCCGACCGCTCCCGACGGCCTGTTGGTCGCAGGACTGACGGATTTCCAGGATTTTACTGCTGATACCCTCTGTCAAATGCGAGATCTGTTCGCTTTCGTCACTCTGTTTACGGGTGGCGTTACGGACCCTGTCAGTCAGTTCTGCCATCTTTTCAACTTCGGCCATGATCTCCTCGCTGGCGGTGGCCTGTTGATGAGTCGACATGGCGATCTGGCCGACCATGTCCGAAACCTTCTCCATGGTATCGCGAATGAGCTGACTCCCTTTGGCCTGTTCCCTGGTAGCCCGGGCAATCTCGCTGACCTGCACCGTGGACCGCTCGACACCATCGACAATTTTGTTCAGGGCGGTCCCGGCCTGCAGCGAAAGAGACTCACCCTCTTCAATCTTCTTCTCCGCACTGGTGACTGCCTGGATAACGGACCGCATTTCTTCCTCCACCCGGCCGATAACCTGCTCGATCTCGTCGGTCGACTGGCCGGTGCGCTCCGCCAGGGAACGGATTTCATCGGCAACGACAGCAAATCCGCGACCATGTTCTCCGGACTGGGCGGCGATAATAGACGCATTGAGTGACAACAACCGGGCTTCCTCGGTCACATCGTTGATGACCGAAAGGAACATGCCGATATCCTTGACACTCTGGTCAAGAGACTGGATCGATTCGGCCGTCAGTTGCCCTGAACGCCGAATTTCCTTGATCCCTTCAATGGTCGCCTGAACCGCCCGCTGGCCGGTTTCGGCATCCTCGTGTACGGCTTCCGCGATCTTCGCCGTCTGCCGGGCATTCCCCTCGATTTCCTGAATGGAGGTATCCATCTCGGCGATCGAGGACGCCGTTGTAACCGCGGCATGATTGAGAGTTCTGGCGTTCTCTTCAATATGCTTGATGGTCGCGACCATTTCGCTGATGGAGGAACTGACGTGCTCCACGGATCCGGCCAGGGATTCGGTACTGCCCGCAACACCTTGAATGTTCCCGGCCATATTGAGGATTGACAGCGCGGTCTCGGCAACGGAACGATTCAACACCTCAACGGCGGCCGTAATCTCCTGCTGCGAATCGTTAATACGGACAACAGCCGCTGAGGTCTCTTCGACACCTCGCTGTTGAACCTCCGCGCCGTCGACGACCTCTCTGGAAACATCGAGCATGCGATTTTCCATCTGACCCAATTTTCCGGTCAGTACTTTGACCTTGCCCAGCATGGCCGACAGCTTTTCCAGCATCAGGTTGAAATCAGCACCGAGCCGTCCCAACTCATCCTCCGAAAGGATTGTGACCGTCGCGGTCAGGTCTCCTTCGGCCCCCTGTCTGAGAGCTTTTACAAGTATTTTGATACGACTGACAATGAACCGGGTGGCAAACAAACCAAGGGCAACGGCCAGCAGGATCGAAACGCCGATCACGCTGAGAAAAAGCACCGAAGAACGGTGCTGAATCGCAGCGGCTTCCGTGGCTCCCCGCGCGGTCAGTTTGCCGACTTCAACCAGCAGATCATCAACCGCGACACTGACCGCATCGACTTCATGCGGGAGCTCTATCCAGACCAGCCGGTCGAGGGTGCCGTCAGCAGTTGCGCCGCTCAACAGAGCCGCCTTGCGTTTCAGCAGTTTCTGCGCCACCAGGTCGAAGGTTTCGAAGTTCCGGCGGACATTCTCAATCCGCTTGTGTAGCGTGCTTCCAGGTTGAGCGGGAGGGATGTGGAGGCGGGGTTGCCCCTTGAGCAGAATCGTGCAGTAGCTGTCGAAAGTCCCCCGCTGCAGATCGTAGTCGACCTTGTGGTTCTCAAAGTCATCGGCATTGCCCCGAGTCATGGCCGCTTCAAGCAGGTTGAGCCGACTGCCCTGCAACGCCACCTTCATCAGTACGGTTATCTTGGTCTGCGCCGCGCGACTCTTGGTCTGCGCCAGCAGCGCACGGATCTGGGACTGGCTCCACAAGCCGAAACTGCCGGTGACGGCGACAAGCATCGCCATCACCAGAAAAAGAAAAACCAGCTTGTATTGCAGCTTGATATTTTTCAGCATTCCTCAATCTCCTCCCGGAGCCACATTCAACGCTAAATCACGGATAACAGGCAAATTGTGTCATTTTACGTATTTACCGCGAAAACAAGCAATGCTTTTTCTGCAGCGGATCCGTCTCGACCTGCGGACGGGGCGGATCCGCTCGGCTCAGAATACAATTAAAGCCGAGCAACAATCGTACCGACACCCTGCACGATTTTGGCGCAATAACTGCATTTCACGCTGTGCCCGTTTATTCTGCCCGGGTCAACGGTCAACCTCACGTGGCCGCAGACCGGAGCTTTATTTATCTTAGGAGGTCGAACATGAAAGCTCAGATCATTCTCATCCTGCTGACGGCCGGGCTGATCATCCCCTGCCTGAGCGCCACTTCCGCCTGGGCTATTCCCGCTTTTGCCCGCCAGTATAAAACCGAATGCAAGACGTGCCACACCGTCTTTCCCGAACGCAACGAGTTCGGCGACGCGTTTGAAAAAAATGGCTTCATCTGGCCCGGCAAGGTTCACACCACTCCCCCGACTAAGGCAACCCTGTCTCCCGCGGAACGTCAGAAAGCTGAAGCCATGTATAACAGCGGCCTGCCCGAACAGCTTCCGGTTTCGCTGCTGGCGCAACACGACGTGACCTACAACAGCGACGCGCAACCGAACTTCGATCTCGACGCCGAAACCGAGCTGGAGATCTTCGCTGCCGGGAATTTCCGCAACCAGGTCGGCTTCTGGGCGGAATACAATTTCGAACCTGACAAAACCACGGGTGAGATCTACCTGCAGCTGCAGCAGCCCTACAACCTTCCCTTCAATGTCAAGCTGGGAGAATTTCAGCCGAAATTGAGCATCTGGAAAGCGAATGACCGCCCGTCTCTCAGCAAGTTCGGCTACAACGGCATGAAGGTCGGAAACAACGATTTTACAATCGCCGGCGAGCAGGGAGCCGTCGAACTCAATGGCGTTCTGGGATCCCGTCTTTTTGTCGCCGCCGGGGTCACCAACGGTCCGGACCCGAAAAGCGCCAACAACGGCAAAGACTATTACGGGCACATCTCGGTACGTATCGGCGGGACCGACTTCCTCGGTAAGGAGCCCGAGGTCGACCTTGATCATGACAGCGTCTGGGATTACCTGACCCTGACCATCGGCAGTTTCGGCTATTTCGGTTCCAACGCCGACGGGGTCAATGATTTCTACCGTGCCGGGCTGGAATCGGAAACTCTCTACAAGCGACTGCGGGTTCGCGTCAGCGGCATTTACGGCCGTGACGACGACCCCTCCGGCACCGGCGCAAATGTCGATTCACGCTTCGCTCTCGCCCAGGTCGAATACCTGATCGGTTCCGGCCTGATGCCGTCGATGCGTTTTGAATTCCAGGATATTGATGAAGAGGGCATCACCCGCCGCTATATCCCGGGAATTTCCTACGCTCTGCTGCAGAATGTGCGCTTTGCCGTTGAGTACCTGCACGAGACCACCCCCGACGAGACCATCCGGGAAACAACCGGCCGGGTCACCCTGGTCTTCTGATCACAACCGGCTCCTTCCTCATGAAGAGAGAGGCACAATGAAAAAACGGATACTGATTCTGCTCACCCTGCTGCTGTTCGCTGCTGGAGCGGAAGCCAAACTAGTTGTTATCGGCAGCGGCAATGACACCCGGTTCGATCCCTCCGGCTTTCCGCCGGAGATGCAGAAGGCGTACAAGCTCATGGAGGTCAAATGCGTCAAGTGCCACTCCCTTGAACGGGCCGCCATCGCGCTGCAGACAGGCATCGCTCCCATTACCGGCGGTCTTTTCGACCGCAACGCAACCCGCGCCTACGGCATCAAGATGCTGCGCAAACCCGATTCGAACATGACCAAACAGGACGTCAAGATCGTCGTTCCGCTGCTCAATTACATGCTCGGCGAAGTCGAGCATTAAACCCCATCCCCCCGCTTCCCCGGTTGGAAGCGGGGGGACGACATATTCCCTCCCGACATCCTTCATTCAAACCGTTCCGTCTGCGGATGAAACGCCTTCCAGACAAACCAGTAGGTCGTGACATGGGGAACCGTTCGCCCCTCGCTGTCCGTGATCCGCAGGCGGTCATCGCTCTTGTCGTAGCGGAACGATAATTTTTCTCCGCCAACCGAGTCCTCCAGCAGTTCCCGCTGCCTGACAACCGACAGCGGGTAAGCCCGACTGACACCTGCCAGCTCGATGCCGACCACCAGTTCCTTGTCCTCTTCGCCAGGCCCGGCGCGCAGAAAACCGAACAGCCCGCTGCGTCGACGGTAGTAATCTTCATAGGGGTCACGGCTGTAATCCCGGTCATATCCGGTCGCGGTGGTCAGGACCAGGGTTCGCGGATGCCCGGCACGCCACTTGTCCCAACGGGTCAGGGTCGAGGGAAGAACATCCAGCTTCGCGCCGCGCCGCGGCCCGGTCACCGCGCGACGCAGAATCTGCGACCAGAGCGATTCGCTCTGATGATCGTACATCAGCACATTGCTGCGATAGAGCAGGCCGGAGACCCCGAAGGTCAGTTCTTCATCACCGATCCGGCGGGAGTACACGACTCCCGAATAGGCCAGCGGTCACCAGGAAACCAGCACCGGCAGACCACCGAAACGATCGTTGACCAGTTCATGCCAGGAAAGAATGCGGGTCGGGTAGGCCTTGGCGATCCCGTTGATGTCGACCCCCAGCACCAGGTCATCAGGACGCATGAAGGCGGCTTCGGCGGCAGCGGCGAATCGCGGTGCAAGCAAAGCCGGAATGCCGTCTTTGGACGGCCCGCCGGAGAGGATTTCGCCGGTATCGATGTCGGCTCGGGAAAGATCCCAGGCGGCGAAAACCGGGCCCGGCCAGAGTGACAGCGCCAACAACAGCAACAGGCGCATGAGCGTGTTCCTTTCTCCTCCCTGGCAGTTCCGTAATTCAGGTGAAAAGACCGGCCAGGCGCGTGCCGCACTGTCGGCAGCAACCGCCCTCGAGACGCATGGCAACCACATGGAAGCCGCGCCGCTCGATGAGCCTCTCCCCGCACCCGGAACAGAAGGTATGCCCTCCCTCGGGATCATGGACATTGCCGGTGTAGACATGCAGCAACCCGGCCTCCCGACCGAAATCGCGGGCGCGGCGCAGGGTGTCGGCCGGGGTCGGCGGGGCATCCAGCAGTTTGTAGGTCGGATAGAACGCGGTGACATGCCAGGGAACCTCGCAGCCGAGTTCACAGGCGATAAAACGGGCGATCCCGCGCAACTGGTCATCATCATCGTTGCGCCCCGGGATGACCAGGGTCGTCACCTCGACCCAGATGCCGTGGCGTCGGTAATCCTTCAGGGTCTCCAGGACCCCGTCGAGGGAGGCCCCGGTCAGCTTGCGATAGACATCGTCGCGAAACGCCTTGAGGTCGATATTGGCGGCATCGAGGTAAGGAGCCAGCGCCGCCAGCGGCTCCGGCATGATATAGCCGTTGCTGATAAAAAGATTGCGCAATCCGGCCCGACGCGCCAGCACTGCCGTATCATGGGCATACTCGAAATAGATGGTCGGCTCGGTGTAGGTGTAGGCGATGCTGTCACACCCCGCCTGCCGGGCGCGGCGGACAATCTCCGCCGGGGACAGGATCTCCCCCGCCGGCGGTCGCCCGGAAAGCGGCCACTGGGATATCTGGTGATTCTGGCAGTGCAGACAGCGGAAATTGCAGCCGACCGTGGCGATGGAAAAGCTCAGCGATCCCGGGTTGACATGGTAGAGGGGCTTCTTCTCGATCGGGTCGACCTGCTCGGAAATGCTGCGCCCGTAAACGGTCGTATAAAGCGTCCCGTCGCGATTCTCCCGCACCCCGCAACGACCCTGCCGACCGACAGGAATCGTACACTGAAAACGGCACAACCCGCATCGGACCGCCTGCCCTTCCCCTTTTTTCCAGAAGCGTGCCTCGTGCATGTCTGTTACCCCCTGATCGTGATCTGTTCCCAGTATAGCAGCAACGGCTGGAGGCTCAGGGTTCGAGGCTCAAGGTTCAAGAGGAGGGAGGGACATTTTATATTGTCCCCTTCAGGTTTGCCCGGGTCAAGGATAGGACAGGTTCTTCACTTCCGCGCCAGGTCCGGTTCACCGCAGTGTCGCAGGATGTCATCTCGGCAGCAGTCGCGGAGTTTGATTGCGCGGGACCAGACGGTCTGCTCGTCGGCATCATCGAGAAGTCTGGCACTGTCGAGGGGACGCCCGATCCGGATGCTGATACTGCCCTGATGGGGGAATTTGTCGTCACCGCGCAGGATCGACCGGGTGCCGCGGATGGCGATCGGCACCACCGGCAGACCGGCTTCGGCGGCGGCGACGAAGGCGCCCATGTGGAACTCACGCAGACCCGGAATTCGGGTGAAGGTTCCTTCCGGAAAGAACATCAGCGAACATCCCTCGCGGGACCGTCGGCCCAGGTGTCGCGCCTGCTCAATCCCTTTCTGTTTGTCAATGCGGTCGACGAATTCAGTCCCGATTCGCTGCAGCGGAACGCGCAGCAGGGCACTGTCTGCCAGTTCCTGCTTGGCGACGAAACCGAAGCGTATGGGCAGAGCGGCAATCAGGGCATAGCCATCCAGGTAACTGGAATGGTTGGCAACCAGCACGCAGGGCCCCTTCGGCAGATTTCCCAACCCCGTGACCCTGAGCGGGATACCGCAGCCACGGCACAGCAGGCGGAGAGACAGGCGCATCCAGGCCCAGCGCCAGGAGATGCGCGGCAGGAGCATGACGGCCAGGTAGACCGATGGCAGCAACAGGTAGTAGAGTCCCCAGCTGCGCCCGGCGAAACCGCACCCGGCCAGCCACCGGCGGCCGCGTCGCAGTTGCCCGCGGAGACCCATCATGGTCAGTCGCAGGTACTGCAGCCAGGGTTTGTGACGCTGACCGAGGTGTCCCTGCTCGTAGAGTTCGCGGGCGGCTGTTCTGCGGATCTTGCCGCTTGAGGTTTTCGGCACCGTTTGCGGCGCTGCGAGCAGCAGGTCGTGGGGAGGGGTTCCGACCAGCCGCAGCGAGAGTTCGTTGATGGCGCTGCGCAATTGCGCCAGGATTTGTGGGTCGGTTGCGCGCGTCTCCGCCAGGACCACCAGGCGTTCGGTGCCGCTGTGCCGGTCGGTGCTGCCGAAAACCGCGACATTCCCCTTGCGGATCCCTTCCAGTTCCGCGATCGCCTCTTCCAGCTCGGTGGGATAGATATTGCGGCCGGCAATGATGATCATATCCTTGCTGCGGCCGCTGATGTAGATATCTCCGTGGCTGATATAACCGAGATCTCCTGAGTTGAGCCAGTCGCCGTCGAACAGCTCAGCGGTTGCGGCCGGATTGTGGAAATAACCGCTGCAGGCCGAAGGTCCACGGAACTGGATATGTCCTTCCTGGCGCTCGGGAAGCTCGTGTCCTGATCGATCCACAACCCGGATTTCATGCTCCGGCAATGGTCGGCCGCAGGCCACGATCCGCAGCCGCTCTCTGCCGTTATCCTCCAACGGTACGGCCTTTCCGCTGCGGATAAAAAACTCCCGGTCGATGGAGTCGATCAATGGTCCCCGGCCGTATTCAGGGAAGGCCAGGCCGACTGAATTTTCCGCCATGCCGTAGACCGGCATCAGCGCTTCACGCCGGAAGCCATAGGCGGCAAAGCGCTCGACGAACCGTTCGACGCTGTTGGCGCTGACCGCCTCCGCGCCGTTGAAGGCACAACGCCAGGAGGAGAGATCCAGGCCGGCAAGTTCGTCATCGGAGAGCCGCGTGAGACAGATCTCATAGGCGAAGTTGGGCGCCGCCGAGAGGGTGCCGCGATGGCGGTGGATGGCATGCAGCCAGCGCACCGGACGATTGAGAAAGTCGAGGGGAGAGAGGAGCACCAGCTGGGCGGCGTGGTAGAGACAGGAGAGCCAGCAGCCGATCAGGCCCATGTCATGGTAGAGGGGAAGCCAACTGACCACCACGTCAGTGTCATCAACCTCAACCGCCCGGCCCATGGCGCGGATATTGGCCAGCAGGTTGGCGTGGGTGAGGATGACTCCTTTGGGATTTCCGGTCGAGCCGGAAGTGTACTGGAGAAAGGCCGTGTCCGTCTCCTGCAGGGCCGGAGCGGCATAGTCGTTGGTTGCGGCGCTGGAAAGTTCGTCGACCGTGAGCAAGGTCTGCAGGCCCGGGAGGCTGGCTTTGAGCAGCCGACCGAAAGTGCGGGCCTCGGGCATGGTGACTAGGTGGGTCGCCCGGCAGTTCTCAAGGATGACCACTTGTCGCCGCAGGTGTTCTTCCATCTGCGCCTTGCGGGCAGGCGGATAGATCGGCACCGGTACGCCGCCGGCCAACAGGGTTCCCCAGAAGGCAAAAAAATAGTTCGCCTCGCTCGGCAGCATGATCGACACTGTCGATCCCGGCATCAGTCCGTGTTTTTGCAGACCGGCTGCGACCCTGGCGGCACCTGCGTGCAGCTGCCGGTAGCTGAGGATCTCGGCGTCTCCTTCATCGGTATAAAAATGGATATGCGGGCGATCCGGCTGGTGGTCCAGGTGCCAGTTCAGAACCTCGGGGAGGGTTCGGGCGCTATGTGGCGCCGCTTCGGCTGCTCCGGCCACAAGACCCCGAACCCGCTCGGGAGCGCCCAGAGTCCGGGCGGTGTCAGCAGTGAGAACAACGCGCAACAGGTCGCGGGCCGTTTCGGCATCGGCGAAGGTTGTTTCCGCCAGAGCGATGCCGAAATGCCTCTCCAGACGCTGGATCAGTTCCATGCGGCCGAGACTGTCGAAACCGAGATCCTGATCGAGGGAACTGTCGAGGGTCACCGTAGGGGTTGGTTGTCGCCCCGGGTGCAACTCTTCTCTCAGTCGGCGCAAAACATCAAGCAGATCTTCTGCCGTCCGGCCGGTTCGCTGGCATCGGTTGTTGTTCATCAGCACTCCATCGGCCCTGCAGGGTCCATCGGTAATACCGGATAAGATCATTTTAACAGGGATGTTGATCCGGCTGAAGTTTATCGGACCAATAAAAATCAGAAAGGTTGGTTGGTTGGGGAGGGAGGATTTTTCGGTTGGGCAATCAGGGAGTCATCTTGAAAAAAAACAGCACAAACGGTACGAGATGGTCGAGAAGTACCCGAATGCAAGGCGTCTCACGGCCGAAGGAGTGAGGCGTAGCGGCAGCTACGTCGCAGCGACTGAAGACGTGAGCAACGCAGCAGATGTGCGGATATCGGCCGCCCCCCACCACTACCGTTGAAGGCGGTCGAGACGTGCCCGGATGCAAGGCGCGCGAAGACTGAAACCGCAGGTGTAGCGGCAGCTACATCGAGGATTGAGGGCTGAGTGCAACGCCGCAGACGGGTGCGTATCGGCCGCCCTCGCTAAAACACAAAGCGGCGCATGCTAACGTTGAGCAACAACCCCACCCCCACCATCGTCGTCACCATACTGGTGCCGCCGTAGGAGAAGAGCGGCAGCGGCACCCCGACCACCGGCAGCAGGCCGATGACCATGCCGAGATTGACGACAATGTGCCAGAAAAACATGGCGGTGACACCGAGGGCGAGATAGGTACCGTAACGGTCGGCGGCCCGGCGGGCGATATGCAGTCCCCAGAGGATGAGCAGCAGGTAGAGGGTCAACAGCACCAGGCAGCCGGTAAACCCCCATTCCTCGGCGAACACCGAAAAAGCGAAATCGGTATGCCGCTCCGGCAGGAAGGAGAGCTGCGACTGGGTGCCGTGCATGAACCCCTTGCCGAACAGTCCGCCGCTGCCGACGGCAATTTTCGATTGGATAATATGGTAACCGGAACCGAGCGGATCACGTTCGGGATTGAGAAAAGTGCGAATCCGCTCCCGCTGGTAGTCATGCAGCAGAGACCAGCCTCCACGACAGGCCAGGCCGGCAACCACCGCCAGCAGAATCAGGATCCGGCGACGAATGCCGGCGAACAGCGCCATGGTGCCGCCGATGAACAACACCATCATCGAAGTCCCGAGATCGGGCTGCTTGATAATCAGCAGCGCCGGCACACCGAGCAGCAGGAACGGCTGCCAGAGTTCCTTCAGCCCGAAACCACCGAAGGGAGCATTTTCGCTGAAATAGCGCGCCAGGGCGATGATGATCACCAGCTTCATCACCTCGCTCGGCTGCAGATTGAAAAACCCGAGATTGATCCACCGGGTCGCCCCCATGCTGGTCTTGCCGATCACCAATACCGCGAGCAGCAGCAGAATCGTGCCGCCGTAGAAGAAAAAACTGAAATGTTCCAACCGGCGGTAATCCAACAGGCAGACGGCAACGGCAATCAGCAGCCCGCCGCCGAGCCAGGCCAGCTGCTTGAGATAGATCGTGGCAAGACTGCTCTGCCAGGCACTGGTGGCACTGTACAGGTTGCCGATACCGATCAGGCTGATCAGCAGGACCAGGCCGAGCAGCGGCCAGTCAAAATGGGTCAGCAGTCGTCTGTCAAACATTCGTCAATCACCCAGATAGCCGGGCCCGTCCACCTGCGGCAGGTCTTCGATATGGAAGTAGCTGCGGAACATCTCCCGCGCGATAGGCGCGGCGCTGGTCGAACCATGCCG contains:
- a CDS encoding DUF3179 domain-containing protein, whose product is MRLLLLLALSLWPGPVFAAWDLSRADIDTGEILSGGPSKDGIPALLAPRFAAAAEAAFMRPDDLVLGVDINGIAKAYPTRILSWHELVNDRFGGLPVLVSWUPLAYSGVVYSRRIGDEELTFGVSGLLYRSNVLMYDHQSESLWSQILRRAVTGPRRGAKLDVLPSTLTRWDKWRAGHPRTLVLTTATGYDRDYSRDPYEDYYRRRSGLFGFLRAGPGEEDKELVVGIELAGVSRAYPLSVVRQRELLEDSVGGEKLSFRYDKSDDRLRITDSEGRTVPHVTTYWFVWKAFHPQTERFE
- a CDS encoding AMP-binding protein, producing MNNNRCQRTGRTAEDLLDVLRRLREELHPGRQPTPTVTLDSSLDQDLGFDSLGRMELIQRLERHFGIALAETTFADAETARDLLRVVLTADTARTLGAPERVRGLVAGAAEAAPHSARTLPEVLNWHLDHQPDRPHIHFYTDEGDAEILSYRQLHAGAARVAAGLQKHGLMPGSTVSIMLPSEANYFFAFWGTLLAGGVPVPIYPPARKAQMEEHLRRQVVILENCRATHLVTMPEARTFGRLLKASLPGLQTLLTVDELSSAATNDYAAPALQETDTAFLQYTSGSTGNPKGVILTHANLLANIRAMGRAVEVDDTDVVVSWLPLYHDMGLIGCWLSCLYHAAQLVLLSPLDFLNRPVRWLHAIHRHRGTLSAAPNFAYEICLTRLSDDELAGLDLSSWRCAFNGAEAVSANSVERFVERFAAYGFRREALMPVYGMAENSVGLAFPEYGRGPLIDSIDREFFIRSGKAVPLEDNGRERLRIVACGRPLPEHEIRVVDRSGHELPERQEGHIQFRGPSACSGYFHNPAATAELFDGDWLNSGDLGYISHGDIYISGRSKDMIIIAGRNIYPTELEEAIAELEGIRKGNVAVFGSTDRHSGTERLVVLAETRATDPQILAQLRSAINELSLRLVGTPPHDLLLAAPQTVPKTSSGKIRRTAARELYEQGHLGQRHKPWLQYLRLTMMGLRGQLRRGRRWLAGCGFAGRSWGLYYLLLPSVYLAVMLLPRISWRWAWMRLSLRLLCRGCGIPLRVTGLGNLPKGPCVLVANHSSYLDGYALIAALPIRFGFVAKQELADSALLRVPLQRIGTEFVDRIDKQKGIEQARHLGRRSREGCSLMFFPEGTFTRIPGLREFHMGAFVAAAEAGLPVVPIAIRGTRSILRGDDKFPHQGSISIRIGRPLDSARLLDDADEQTVWSRAIKLRDCCRDDILRHCGEPDLARK
- the rodA gene encoding rod shape-determining protein RodA, whose product is MFDRRLLTHFDWPLLGLVLLISLIGIGNLYSATSAWQSSLATIYLKQLAWLGGGLLIAVAVCLLDYRRLEHFSFFFYGGTILLLLAVLVIGKTSMGATRWINLGFFNLQPSEVMKLVIIIALARYFSENAPFGGFGLKELWQPFLLLGVPALLIIKQPDLGTSMMVLFIGGTMALFAGIRRRILILLAVVAGLACRGGWSLLHDYQRERIRTFLNPERDPLGSGYHIIQSKIAVGSGGLFGKGFMHGTQSQLSFLPERHTDFAFSVFAEEWGFTGCLVLLTLYLLLILWGLHIARRAADRYGTYLALGVTAMFFWHIVVNLGMVIGLLPVVGVPLPLFSYGGTSMVTTMVGVGLLLNVSMRRFVF
- a CDS encoding cytochrome C; translated protein: MKKRILILLTLLLFAAGAEAKLVVIGSGNDTRFDPSGFPPEMQKAYKLMEVKCVKCHSLERAAIALQTGIAPITGGLFDRNATRAYGIKMLRKPDSNMTKQDVKIVVPLLNYMLGEVEH
- the amrS gene encoding AmmeMemoRadiSam system radical SAM enzyme, whose translation is MHEARFWKKGEGQAVRCGLCRFQCTIPVGRQGRCGVRENRDGTLYTTVYGRSISEQVDPIEKKPLYHVNPGSLSFSIATVGCNFRCLHCQNHQISQWPLSGRPPAGEILSPAEIVRRARQAGCDSIAYTYTEPTIYFEYAHDTAVLARRAGLRNLFISNGYIMPEPLAALAPYLDAANIDLKAFRDDVYRKLTGASLDGVLETLKDYRRHGIWVEVTTLVIPGRNDDDDQLRGIARFIACELGCEVPWHVTAFYPTYKLLDAPPTPADTLRRARDFGREAGLLHVYTGNVHDPEGGHTFCSGCGERLIERRGFHVVAMRLEGGCCRQCGTRLAGLFT
- a CDS encoding methyl-accepting chemotaxis protein — its product is MLKNIKLQYKLVFLFLVMAMLVAVTGSFGLWSQSQIRALLAQTKSRAAQTKITVLMKVALQGSRLNLLEAAMTRGNADDFENHKVDYDLQRGTFDSYCTILLKGQPRLHIPPAQPGSTLHKRIENVRRNFETFDLVAQKLLKRKAALLSGATADGTLDRLVWIELPHEVDAVSVAVDDLLVEVGKLTARGATEAAAIQHRSSVLFLSVIGVSILLAVALGLFATRFIVSRIKILVKALRQGAEGDLTATVTILSEDELGRLGADFNLMLEKLSAMLGKVKVLTGKLGQMENRMLDVSREVVDGAEVQQRGVEETSAAVVRINDSQQEITAAVEVLNRSVAETALSILNMAGNIQGVAGSTESLAGSVEHVSSSISEMVATIKHIEENARTLNHAAVTTASSIAEMDTSIQEIEGNARQTAKIAEAVHEDAETGQRAVQATIEGIKEIRRSGQLTAESIQSLDQSVKDIGMFLSVINDVTEEARLLSLNASIIAAQSGEHGRGFAVVADEIRSLAERTGQSTDEIEQVIGRVEEEMRSVIQAVTSAEKKIEEGESLSLQAGTALNKIVDGVERSTVQVSEIARATREQAKGSQLIRDTMEKVSDMVGQIAMSTHQQATASEEIMAEVEKMAELTDRVRNATRKQSDESEQISHLTEGISSKILEIRQSCDQQAVGSGRIVEAIADIQESTRKNLGSANALDSILGELSAEITALEKEVVAFKILD